A DNA window from Candidatus Methylomirabilota bacterium contains the following coding sequences:
- a CDS encoding VanZ family protein, whose product MRPAHWLPPVAWMAVMFWVSTDSGSGEHTSRILLPLLRWLLPWATPEALDAAHLLLRKSAHVTEYAILAALWFRAFRRGRNLAPRVAAWSALLISVGWAALDEWHQSFVPSRTASLTDALLDSAAAALAAWIAVRGWRAALDGATTALLWLAAVGGAAALALDRWAGASSGALWLSTPAAVALLFARSRLRRKHDVAGSGRARGLGALGDP is encoded by the coding sequence ATGCGCCCCGCCCACTGGCTGCCCCCCGTCGCCTGGATGGCGGTGATGTTCTGGGTCTCGACGGACTCGGGGAGCGGCGAGCACACGAGCCGGATCCTGCTGCCGCTGCTCCGCTGGCTCCTGCCGTGGGCGACGCCGGAGGCGCTCGACGCCGCCCACCTGCTCCTGCGCAAGAGCGCGCACGTCACCGAGTACGCGATCCTCGCCGCGCTCTGGTTCCGCGCGTTCCGTCGCGGCCGGAACCTGGCGCCGCGGGTGGCCGCCTGGAGCGCCCTCCTGATCAGCGTCGGCTGGGCGGCGCTCGACGAGTGGCATCAGTCGTTCGTGCCGTCGCGGACCGCCAGCCTCACGGACGCCCTCCTCGACAGTGCGGCCGCGGCGCTCGCCGCGTGGATCGCCGTCCGGGGCTGGCGCGCCGCGCTCGACGGCGCGACGACCGCGCTCCTCTGGCTCGCCGCCGTGGGCGGCGCCGCCGCGCTCGCGCTCGACCGCTGGGCGGGCGCGTCGTCCGGCGCGCTCTGGCTGTCGACGCCCGCCGCCGTCGCTCTGTTGTTTGCGCGCTCTCGACTCCGCCGGAAGCACGACGTCGCCGGGAGCGGGAGGGCGCGGGGGCTGGGGGCGCTCGGAGACCCGTAG
- the rlmD gene encoding 23S rRNA (uracil(1939)-C(5))-methyltransferase RlmD yields MAKPRRGDSLELTIDDLAFGGEGVGRVDGYVVFVRGGVPGDRLRVKLDESRSRFGRAAIEAVETPSPDRVEAPCPYFGRCGGCRLQHVAYPAQLAFKAKQVRDCLERLGGLGAFELRPILAAPEPYGYRNKMEFTVAEAAGAPVVGLHEADRYDVVLDIERCLLQSETMNRLLDGLRRETRTLSVYDQASGQGLLRFVSLREGRRTGEAMVNIVASAPDVEALGPIAERLRARVPATASVVLNVNAKKASVAVGTEEHLLVGRDHIRESLGGLTFQVSAGSFFQTNTVQAERLFGVVDEACALAGGETALDLYSGTGAISLLLARRCRWVYGIEVAAAAVADAVRNARANGIENCTFLAGEVRHVLPTLVRDGVRAEVVVADPPRAGFHPKALLALAALGPARIVYVSCNPATLARDLGDLVRRGYRLEWVQPVDMFPQTPHIEAVARLSRG; encoded by the coding sequence ATGGCGAAACCGCGCCGCGGCGACTCGCTCGAGCTCACGATCGACGACCTCGCGTTCGGTGGCGAGGGCGTCGGGCGGGTGGACGGCTACGTCGTCTTCGTGCGCGGGGGCGTGCCGGGCGACCGCCTCCGCGTGAAGCTCGACGAGTCCCGCTCGCGCTTCGGCCGGGCCGCGATCGAGGCGGTCGAGACCCCCTCGCCGGACCGGGTCGAGGCGCCGTGCCCCTACTTCGGGCGCTGCGGCGGCTGCCGGCTCCAGCACGTCGCGTACCCGGCGCAGCTCGCGTTCAAGGCGAAGCAGGTGCGCGACTGCCTCGAGCGCCTGGGCGGCCTCGGCGCGTTCGAGCTCCGCCCGATCCTGGCGGCGCCCGAGCCGTACGGCTACCGCAACAAGATGGAGTTCACCGTCGCGGAGGCGGCGGGCGCGCCCGTCGTGGGCCTGCACGAGGCCGACCGCTACGACGTCGTCCTCGACATCGAGCGCTGCCTCCTGCAGTCGGAGACGATGAACCGGCTGCTCGACGGGCTCCGCCGCGAGACGCGCACGCTCTCCGTGTACGACCAGGCGTCCGGGCAGGGGCTCCTCCGGTTCGTGTCGCTCCGCGAGGGGCGCCGCACCGGTGAGGCGATGGTCAACATCGTGGCCTCGGCGCCCGACGTCGAGGCGCTCGGGCCCATCGCCGAGCGCCTCCGCGCGCGCGTGCCCGCGACGGCGAGCGTCGTGCTGAACGTCAACGCCAAGAAGGCGTCGGTCGCCGTCGGGACGGAGGAGCACCTGCTCGTCGGGCGCGACCACATCCGCGAGTCGCTCGGCGGGCTCACGTTCCAGGTGTCGGCGGGTTCGTTCTTCCAGACCAACACCGTGCAGGCCGAGCGCCTGTTCGGCGTGGTCGACGAGGCGTGCGCGCTCGCCGGCGGCGAGACGGCGCTGGACCTCTACTCGGGCACCGGCGCGATCAGCCTCCTCCTCGCGCGCCGCTGCCGCTGGGTGTACGGGATCGAGGTCGCGGCCGCCGCGGTCGCCGACGCCGTGCGCAACGCGCGCGCGAACGGGATCGAGAACTGCACCTTTCTCGCCGGCGAGGTGCGTCACGTGCTGCCGACCCTCGTCCGGGACGGCGTGCGCGCGGAGGTCGTCGTCGCCGATCCGCCCCGGGCCGGCTTCCACCCGAAGGCGCTCTTGGCGCTCGCCGCGCTCGGGCCCGCGCGGATCGTCTACGTGTCGTGCAATCCGGCGACGCTCGCGCGGGACCTCGGCGACCTCGTTCGCCGCGGGTACCGGCTCGAGTGGGTCCAGCCCGTGGACATGTTCCCGCAGACGCCGCACATCGAGGCGGTGGCGCGGCTGTCGCGCGGATGA
- the nikB gene encoding nickel ABC transporter permease, translating to MRVYLARRLLQSLLVLLGVSFVVFFILYLTGDPALVLLPPDSSAEDVERFREAMGFNDPFLVQYGRFLGGALRGDFGQSVRHGEPAFALVVERMPATFELAGSALLIALALAIPAGIVSAVRRNTLVDYASTVVALLGQSMPTFWLGIMLILVFSVQFNLLPSSGRGGLEHLVLPAVTLGLFTTARITRLTRSGMLEVLNQDYIRTARAKGVSNPPVIWKHALKNAAIPIVTIVGIELGTLLGGSVITETIFAWPGVGRLSVQAIYNRDYPVVQAAVFLLSSTFVLVNLVVDMLYTYLDPRIRFR from the coding sequence ATGAGGGTCTACCTCGCACGCCGGCTGCTCCAGTCGCTGCTGGTGCTGCTCGGCGTCTCCTTCGTCGTGTTCTTCATCCTCTACCTCACGGGCGATCCCGCCCTGGTGCTGCTGCCGCCGGACTCGAGCGCGGAGGACGTCGAGCGCTTCCGCGAGGCGATGGGCTTCAACGACCCCTTCCTCGTCCAGTACGGGCGGTTTCTCGGCGGCGCGCTCCGCGGCGACTTTGGCCAGTCGGTGCGCCACGGCGAGCCCGCCTTCGCCCTGGTGGTCGAGCGGATGCCGGCGACGTTCGAGCTCGCGGGCTCGGCGCTCCTGATCGCGCTCGCGCTCGCGATCCCTGCGGGCATCGTGTCGGCGGTGCGGCGCAACACCCTCGTCGACTACGCGTCCACGGTCGTCGCGCTCCTCGGCCAGTCGATGCCGACCTTCTGGCTCGGCATCATGCTGATCCTCGTGTTCTCGGTGCAGTTCAACCTGCTGCCGTCCTCGGGCCGCGGCGGGCTCGAGCACCTCGTGCTCCCGGCGGTCACGCTCGGGCTCTTCACCACCGCGCGCATCACGCGGCTCACGCGCTCGGGGATGCTCGAGGTGCTGAACCAGGACTACATCCGGACGGCGCGGGCCAAGGGCGTGTCGAACCCGCCCGTCATCTGGAAGCACGCGCTCAAGAACGCCGCGATCCCGATCGTGACGATCGTCGGGATCGAGCTCGGCACGCTCCTCGGCGGCTCCGTGATCACCGAGACGATCTTCGCGTGGCCGGGCGTCGGGCGGCTGTCGGTGCAGGCGATCTACAACCGCGACTACCCCGTCGTGCAGGCCGCGGTGTTCCTGCTCTCCTCCACGTTCGTTCTCGTCAACCTGGTCGTGGACATGCTCTACACGTACCTCGACCCGCGGATCCGGTTCAGATGA
- a CDS encoding ABC transporter permease has translation MSVPARAIALPVERAPARREWVAFLRRLARRRTALFGLVVVALVLVAALGAPWLVGWDPIEQDITHRLAPPGSQDPAGRVHALGTDHLGRDILARIVFGARPALMVGFAAVAISGLLGMSVGLLSGYFGGRVDDVFMRLADIQLAFPFILLAIAVIGVLGPSLPVIIVVIGVSSWVVYARIVRSSVLSLREREFVQAALALGSRDGRVLLRHILPNALTPWLVVATLDMARVIVIESALSFLGLGVQPPTPTWGGMLADGRVYISTAWWLATFPGLAILFTVLGINLFGDGLRDTLDPRLNV, from the coding sequence ATGAGCGTCCCCGCCCGCGCCATCGCGCTGCCCGTCGAGCGCGCGCCCGCGCGGCGCGAGTGGGTCGCGTTCCTGCGCCGCCTGGCGCGCCGCCGCACGGCGCTCTTCGGCCTCGTGGTCGTGGCGCTGGTCCTCGTCGCGGCGCTCGGCGCGCCGTGGCTCGTGGGGTGGGACCCGATCGAGCAGGACATCACCCACCGCCTGGCGCCGCCCGGGTCGCAGGACCCCGCGGGGCGGGTCCACGCGCTGGGCACCGACCACCTCGGGCGCGACATCCTCGCGCGGATCGTCTTCGGCGCGCGCCCCGCGCTGATGGTCGGGTTCGCCGCCGTGGCGATCTCGGGGCTGCTCGGCATGAGCGTCGGGCTCCTCTCCGGCTACTTCGGCGGGCGCGTCGACGACGTGTTCATGCGGCTCGCCGACATCCAGCTCGCCTTCCCGTTCATCCTGCTCGCGATCGCCGTCATCGGCGTGCTCGGGCCGAGCCTGCCCGTCATCATCGTCGTGATCGGGGTGTCGAGCTGGGTCGTCTACGCGCGCATCGTGCGCAGCTCGGTGCTCTCGCTCCGCGAGCGCGAGTTCGTCCAGGCGGCGCTCGCCCTGGGGAGCCGCGACGGCCGGGTGCTCCTGCGGCACATCCTGCCGAACGCGCTCACGCCCTGGCTGGTCGTGGCGACGCTCGACATGGCGCGCGTCATCGTGATCGAGTCCGCGCTCTCGTTCCTCGGCCTCGGCGTGCAGCCGCCGACGCCGACGTGGGGCGGCATGCTGGCCGACGGCCGCGTCTACATCTCCACGGCGTGGTGGCTCGCGACGTTTCCCGGCCTCGCGATCCTCTTCACCGTGCTCGGGATCAACCTCTTCGGCGACGGATTGCGCGACACGCTCGACCCGCGCCTCAACGTCTGA
- a CDS encoding DUF721 domain-containing protein: protein MRARAPRAVADLLATAVPGLRERLLEVDVRRAWSAVVGADLARRSQPQSLSGGCLTVAVDNSPWLQELTLRSGELAERLRGRFPEIRSLRLVLGTLGAPEGRPRERARAAVPLDAAARRAIDDAAAAIPDETLAAAARRLLTKAWRFPRERGAAR from the coding sequence ATGAGGGCCCGAGCGCCGCGCGCCGTCGCCGACCTGCTCGCCACCGCCGTCCCCGGGCTCCGCGAGCGGCTGCTCGAGGTGGACGTGCGCCGCGCGTGGTCCGCGGTCGTCGGCGCCGACCTCGCGCGGCGATCGCAGCCCCAGTCGCTCTCCGGCGGATGTCTCACCGTGGCCGTGGACAACTCGCCCTGGCTCCAGGAGCTGACGCTGCGCTCGGGTGAGCTCGCCGAGCGCCTGCGCGGGCGGTTTCCGGAGATCCGCTCGCTGCGCTTGGTCCTCGGCACGCTCGGAGCACCCGAGGGCCGGCCGCGGGAGCGCGCGCGGGCGGCCGTCCCGCTCGACGCCGCCGCCCGGCGCGCGATCGACGACGCGGCCGCCGCCATCCCGGACGAGACGCTCGCGGCCGCCGCGCGGCGCCTCCTGACGAAGGCCTGGCGGTTCCCGCGGGAGCGAGGTGCAGCCCGATGA